The following proteins come from a genomic window of Candidatus Methylomirabilota bacterium:
- a CDS encoding MMPL family transporter, with product MSLRKLLSHTVLAYPRITLVAAILLTLLSVWTSIMRLSFTSTHEALSPLSGRVGQVQEHYNQAFGDPDRAVIVVEAKDQEQAKRYAAVLAGRLEALPEIEEVIYRFDLTSLEDHFLMYLTPQEISDLQSKLQEHRSLLEELSANPGLNHLFQLIHREISAALVGHLFTGFLGEEENDEAKGPVELQPLLALLTQLDAWAAAPRTYTSPWKQFMVEADENGEREGYLWSDNKRFLFVLATVKADTKSLHKFERPIQAIRREIRLLQARYPGVMAGVTGGPALETDEVTAAQRDSGLMSLISLGGVALLVVVVFRGVLRPLMGLIALVMGICWAFGFAAVTVGHLNMLSMVLAPMLIGIGMDYGIHLLARYEEERAAGHPIREALEQAFEGAGPGILHAAVTTSVALFTLILTGIGILQELGLITGCGLLLTLVSTFVVFPPLLLLWDKRPALRASAALTAASVEGRAIGKASEVHWPLPHLPRPPDFMEFWYRRPRTVLVLSSVATVLALYAMSRIEFDGNVLRLQAEGTEAVDWELKIIRQSERSTIYGAILAKSLEEVRTKTEALEALPSVSKVESIAMVIPEDQERKLLLARKLEPILAGVDLSRLPQPGPVDLDDLLNTLHRVKAKMLTEEDAEKWTGKEKPPLEQMARVRNLIDQFERRLQYRDHAEIGRRLAVFQSKLFHDFYDKMSLLARAVASGPVGLNDVPNDLKEQFVGRDGSFLLRVYPRGDPWELASQTAFVRDLRSVDPDAVGDPVKGYEVITAMKRGYQQVAIYALIGVAALFLLNLRDLRYFLLAKIPLLIGAIWTAGLMHLFQLRFNLANLIIIPLIVAPGVENGLLIIHRFREEAEAAVLPRSIGKGVALSSLTTMIGFGSLLIAHHRGAFSIGLLVTLGVGAVLVVSVIVLPALLTIVARHPLKKAVLGSGGFRAESVTGHIESSTRSIEQETVFTTKEK from the coding sequence ATGAGTCTTCGAAAGCTGCTGTCCCATACGGTCCTCGCCTACCCCAGGATCACGCTGGTTGCGGCGATACTGCTCACGCTGCTTTCAGTCTGGACATCGATTATGCGACTGAGCTTCACCTCCACGCATGAGGCGCTATCCCCCCTTAGCGGCCGGGTCGGCCAGGTTCAAGAACATTACAACCAGGCGTTCGGCGATCCGGACCGCGCGGTCATCGTTGTGGAGGCCAAAGATCAGGAACAGGCCAAGCGTTATGCCGCTGTCCTTGCCGGCCGGCTGGAGGCGTTGCCGGAGATTGAGGAGGTAATCTACCGCTTTGATCTCACATCGTTAGAGGATCATTTTCTGATGTACCTGACTCCACAAGAGATCAGCGACCTGCAGAGTAAGCTACAGGAGCATCGCTCACTGCTGGAGGAGCTGTCTGCCAATCCGGGCCTGAATCACCTGTTCCAACTGATCCATCGAGAGATCAGCGCGGCGTTGGTCGGTCATCTGTTTACAGGCTTCCTGGGCGAAGAGGAGAATGACGAGGCCAAGGGTCCTGTCGAGCTTCAGCCGCTTCTTGCGCTGCTCACGCAACTTGATGCGTGGGCGGCCGCCCCGCGGACCTACACCTCACCGTGGAAGCAGTTCATGGTCGAGGCCGATGAGAACGGCGAACGGGAAGGCTACCTATGGTCCGATAACAAACGGTTCCTATTTGTCCTGGCCACTGTGAAAGCGGATACGAAGAGCCTGCACAAGTTCGAGCGGCCGATTCAAGCGATCCGCCGGGAAATTCGACTACTGCAAGCGCGGTATCCGGGGGTCATGGCCGGCGTCACGGGGGGCCCGGCCCTCGAGACCGATGAGGTGACCGCCGCACAACGGGATTCCGGGCTGATGTCGCTCATCTCCCTCGGCGGTGTAGCTCTGTTGGTGGTGGTGGTCTTTCGGGGCGTGTTGAGACCCCTCATGGGGTTGATTGCGCTGGTCATGGGAATCTGCTGGGCCTTTGGGTTTGCCGCTGTGACAGTCGGCCATCTGAACATGCTGTCGATGGTCTTGGCGCCGATGCTGATAGGGATCGGGATGGACTACGGCATCCATCTTCTGGCCCGATACGAAGAGGAGCGGGCCGCCGGTCACCCGATTCGTGAGGCGTTGGAGCAGGCCTTTGAAGGGGCCGGTCCGGGGATCCTGCACGCGGCCGTGACGACCTCTGTCGCCCTCTTTACCCTCATTTTGACCGGGATCGGCATTTTGCAGGAGTTGGGCCTGATCACCGGGTGCGGCCTGCTGCTCACGCTGGTCTCGACTTTTGTCGTCTTCCCACCGCTGCTCCTGTTGTGGGATAAGCGGCCCGCCCTGCGTGCTTCGGCGGCGCTCACCGCAGCATCCGTCGAAGGGCGCGCCATCGGCAAGGCCAGCGAAGTCCACTGGCCGCTGCCGCACTTGCCGAGGCCCCCGGATTTTATGGAATTCTGGTATCGGCGCCCCCGTACCGTCCTTGTTCTATCATCGGTCGCGACAGTTTTGGCCCTGTATGCGATGAGCCGCATCGAATTCGACGGCAACGTCCTCCGCCTTCAGGCGGAAGGGACCGAGGCGGTGGACTGGGAGCTCAAGATCATCCGTCAGTCTGAGCGTTCGACCATCTATGGGGCGATTTTGGCCAAGAGTCTCGAAGAGGTCAGAACGAAGACTGAGGCCCTCGAAGCGCTCCCCTCGGTGAGCAAGGTCGAGAGTATCGCGATGGTTATCCCGGAGGATCAAGAGCGTAAGCTCCTACTGGCCCGCAAGCTCGAGCCGATCTTGGCCGGGGTGGACCTTTCGCGACTACCTCAGCCTGGCCCGGTCGATCTCGATGACCTGCTGAACACACTACATCGGGTCAAGGCCAAGATGCTGACGGAGGAGGATGCTGAGAAGTGGACCGGGAAGGAAAAGCCGCCCCTGGAACAGATGGCGCGAGTACGAAACCTGATCGATCAATTCGAGCGACGGCTCCAATACCGAGACCACGCAGAGATCGGTCGGAGACTTGCCGTTTTTCAGAGTAAACTGTTCCACGATTTCTATGATAAGATGTCGCTTCTCGCCAGGGCAGTGGCCTCCGGTCCGGTCGGGCTCAATGATGTGCCGAATGATCTGAAAGAGCAGTTCGTGGGGCGGGACGGTTCGTTTCTGCTTCGGGTCTATCCGCGAGGCGACCCGTGGGAGCTTGCCTCGCAGACTGCGTTCGTACGCGACCTGAGATCGGTTGATCCTGACGCTGTCGGCGACCCCGTGAAGGGATACGAAGTCATCACCGCGATGAAGCGAGGATATCAGCAGGTGGCGATCTATGCGTTGATCGGGGTGGCTGCGTTATTCTTACTGAATCTACGCGATCTGCGCTACTTCCTGCTGGCCAAGATCCCCTTGCTGATTGGAGCCATCTGGACCGCCGGCCTGATGCATCTCTTTCAGCTCAGGTTCAACCTGGCCAACTTGATTATCATCCCGCTGATTGTGGCGCCCGGGGTGGAGAATGGCCTATTGATTATCCATCGCTTCCGAGAGGAGGCGGAGGCCGCCGTGCTGCCAAGAAGCATCGGGAAGGGTGTGGCGCTCTCGTCACTGACAACTATGATCGGCTTCGGCAGCCTCCTTATTGCTCACCACCGCGGCGCATTCAGCATCGGTCTTCTGGTCACGCTGGGGGTTGGAGCCGTCCTGGTTGTCTCTGTTATCGTGTTGCCGGCCCTCCTCACCATCGTGGCCAGGCACCCATTAAAGAAAGCGGTGTTGGGTTCCGGGGGGTTCCGGGCTGAAAGCGTTACAGGACACATTGAATCGAGCACTCGGAGCATAGAACAGGAAACGGTATTTACCACAAAGGAGAAGTAA
- a CDS encoding DUF309 domain-containing protein: protein MGAGDRSKQAVGCVMRTIPPPIRSIDLRDRLSELLSNALQMDNRAAPLYLLRSFGDMLSGQGQAGVSRDALVKTAERTFGEVGIGMTAAEAIDELLAARLLRTLAQESGQAQLAFGEALQAELSAVTDRIDAYCRVLERVSRRRSRSASQVERSLEEAAYLFNESLFFEVHEVLEAVWLTEAEGARLLLQGLIQIAVGFHHLENNNIRGALFLLQEGIEKVKRYGSDRCGVELDQFLAQVERARQSIESLGEAAFDLFDRRMIPNMPLIGVYSRI, encoded by the coding sequence TTGGGCGCTGGAGACCGGTCCAAGCAGGCCGTCGGATGTGTGATGCGGACTATCCCGCCGCCGATCCGGAGTATTGACCTCCGCGACCGGCTGAGCGAGTTGTTGAGTAACGCGCTCCAAATGGACAACCGGGCTGCGCCGCTGTACCTGCTCCGCTCGTTTGGGGATATGCTCAGCGGGCAGGGACAGGCCGGGGTGAGCCGTGATGCGCTGGTCAAGACGGCAGAACGGACGTTCGGTGAGGTCGGGATTGGGATGACTGCAGCCGAGGCGATCGATGAGCTGCTTGCGGCTCGTTTGTTACGCACCCTTGCCCAGGAGAGCGGGCAGGCTCAGCTGGCCTTCGGAGAGGCGCTGCAAGCGGAGCTGTCCGCTGTAACTGACAGGATTGACGCCTACTGCCGGGTGTTAGAGCGGGTGTCACGACGGAGGTCTCGCTCGGCCAGCCAGGTGGAGCGGTCGCTAGAAGAGGCTGCGTACCTCTTTAATGAGAGCCTGTTCTTCGAGGTGCACGAGGTCCTCGAGGCGGTATGGCTCACGGAAGCCGAGGGTGCGCGTCTTCTCTTGCAGGGACTTATCCAGATTGCAGTCGGGTTTCACCATCTGGAGAACAACAACATCAGGGGCGCCCTCTTCCTCCTGCAGGAAGGGATTGAAAAGGTTAAGAGGTATGGTTCGGATCGATGCGGCGTAGAGCTGGATCAGTTTCTGGCGCAGGTTGAGCGCGCCCGGCAGTCGATCGAATCGCTTGGAGAAGCGGCGTTTGACCTCTTCGATCGTCGGATGATCCCGAATATGCCCCTCATTGGAGTATACAGCCGGATATGA
- a CDS encoding long-chain fatty acid--CoA ligase codes for MAGTVAATNQDFDRPWFAYYDPWVPTRLEYPDIPLHRFLSTSAQKYPDRTAIIFYGRRLTYRALDEAATRFAAALADRGLAKGDRVSLFLPNCPQMVIAYYGTLRAGGLAVSTSPLYSTRELEHQLNDSGAETIVVLSKLYPLVKEVAPKTGLKRIIVTNIKEFFPPMLRLLFTLLKEKQQGHRPLVERKPGTEWFAEMLASAPAKPPATTVGSDDPALLQYTGGTTGLAKGAMLTHRNLVGNTVQTAAWLVKPALSPVEGPAPRSAERESGKAEVFLGAIPFFHVYGMTVVMNLCISLGHTMVLLPQFKVQEVLETIAKYRPTFFPGVPTMYVAINNYPEVGRYNLHSIKACLSGAAPLPIEVANRFEALTGARLVEGYGLTEASPVTHANPLFGARKAGTIGLPLPDTDAKIVDLETGERTLPPKEIGEVAVKGPQVMAEYWNQPSETAMVLRDGWLYTGDIGYMDEQGYFTIVDRKKEMIIAGGFNVYPREVEEPLYEHPGVKEAVAVGLPDPYRGETVKVYVVLKEGERATEQEIIDFCKQRMAKHKVPTLVEFRQELPKTLVGKVLRRTLREEEMAKRNPGGT; via the coding sequence ATGGCGGGCACGGTTGCTGCCACGAATCAAGACTTTGACCGACCCTGGTTCGCCTACTATGACCCGTGGGTTCCAACGCGCCTCGAATATCCCGATATCCCGCTCCACCGCTTTCTATCAACCTCCGCCCAGAAGTATCCGGATCGAACAGCGATCATCTTCTATGGCAGGAGACTGACCTATCGAGCCCTGGACGAGGCCGCCACACGGTTTGCTGCCGCTCTCGCAGACCGCGGGCTGGCGAAGGGTGACAGGGTCTCGCTCTTTCTCCCGAACTGCCCCCAGATGGTCATCGCCTATTACGGTACCTTGCGGGCAGGAGGTCTCGCGGTCTCGACCAGCCCGCTCTACTCCACACGAGAGTTGGAGCACCAACTGAACGATTCCGGCGCCGAAACCATCGTTGTGTTGTCGAAGCTCTACCCGCTCGTCAAAGAGGTCGCCCCAAAGACCGGCCTCAAGCGGATCATTGTGACGAATATCAAGGAGTTTTTCCCGCCCATGCTCCGGCTGCTCTTCACTCTTCTGAAGGAAAAGCAGCAAGGACACCGACCCCTAGTAGAGCGAAAGCCTGGGACGGAGTGGTTTGCGGAGATGCTGGCCTCTGCTCCCGCGAAGCCCCCCGCAACCACGGTCGGCTCTGACGACCCGGCGCTGCTGCAGTACACCGGGGGCACGACAGGCTTGGCCAAGGGAGCGATGCTCACGCACAGGAACCTGGTAGGCAACACGGTACAGACCGCCGCGTGGCTGGTGAAGCCTGCCCTGAGCCCTGTCGAAGGGCCTGCCCCGCGCTCAGCCGAAAGGGAAAGCGGTAAAGCTGAGGTCTTCCTTGGGGCGATCCCGTTCTTCCACGTCTATGGGATGACGGTAGTAATGAATCTCTGCATCTCGCTGGGCCACACGATGGTGCTCTTGCCGCAATTCAAGGTGCAGGAAGTCCTGGAAACAATTGCCAAGTATCGGCCCACCTTCTTCCCCGGTGTCCCGACGATGTACGTGGCTATCAATAATTACCCGGAAGTCGGCAGATACAACCTCCATTCGATCAAGGCCTGCTTGAGCGGGGCGGCGCCATTGCCGATTGAGGTGGCCAACAGGTTCGAGGCATTGACCGGCGCTCGCCTTGTGGAGGGGTACGGGCTGACTGAGGCCTCTCCGGTCACGCACGCCAACCCGCTTTTTGGCGCCAGGAAGGCCGGGACGATCGGCCTGCCGCTCCCGGACACTGACGCCAAAATCGTGGATCTGGAGACCGGTGAGCGCACACTGCCGCCAAAGGAGATCGGCGAGGTAGCGGTCAAGGGCCCCCAGGTGATGGCAGAGTATTGGAATCAGCCGAGCGAAACCGCCATGGTACTCCGAGATGGATGGTTGTATACGGGCGATATCGGCTATATGGATGAGCAGGGCTACTTCACCATCGTAGATCGTAAAAAAGAGATGATCATCGCGGGCGGCTTTAACGTCTATCCCCGGGAGGTTGAAGAACCGTTGTATGAGCATCCAGGGGTCAAAGAGGCGGTAGCGGTGGGCCTGCCTGACCCATACCGTGGCGAGACAGTGAAGGTCTATGTCGTTCTGAAAGAGGGCGAGCGCGCCACTGAGCAGGAGATCATCGACTTTTGCAAGCAGAGAATGGCAAAGCACAAGGTGCCCACCTTGGTCGAGTTCAGGCAGGAGTTGCCGAAGACACTCGTAGGGAAGGTGCTCCGTCGTACCTTGCGCGAAGAGGAGATGGCCAAGCGAAACCCAGGAGGCACCTGA
- a CDS encoding glycerophosphodiester phosphodiesterase, whose protein sequence is MTLNVAHRGASALAPENTMAAFEKAIDLEADAIELDLHVSRDDELVVIHDYTLDRTTDGRGPVHALSLKELKRLDAGRWFGERFTGQRIPTLAEVLDRFGGQVPLALEVKAGSAFFRGIEERVVAVLREHQAIEQVAVASFDHHALVRLKELEPSLRTAALLVGRPMSMSTVALPSKADAMALECNLVTKTEIDACRAAGLQLVVWVVNEPARMRHFIDLGADGIITDRPDLLRRALAERGQPRPTLPRWK, encoded by the coding sequence ATGACGCTGAACGTCGCGCATCGAGGAGCCTCAGCGCTGGCGCCAGAGAATACGATGGCAGCCTTTGAAAAAGCGATCGACCTGGAAGCTGACGCCATCGAGCTGGACCTGCATGTCAGTCGCGATGACGAGCTGGTCGTTATTCACGATTATACGCTGGACCGAACCACCGATGGCCGGGGACCGGTCCATGCGCTGAGCCTCAAGGAGCTCAAGCGGCTGGATGCCGGTCGCTGGTTCGGTGAACGCTTTACCGGTCAACGGATCCCGACCCTCGCTGAGGTTCTCGATCGTTTCGGCGGACAGGTCCCGCTTGCGCTTGAAGTCAAGGCGGGGTCGGCCTTCTTTCGCGGCATCGAGGAGCGCGTAGTAGCGGTCCTGCGTGAGCATCAGGCTATTGAGCAGGTAGCCGTCGCGTCGTTCGACCATCATGCGCTCGTAAGACTGAAGGAGCTGGAGCCAAGCCTTCGGACAGCCGCCTTGCTCGTGGGACGGCCCATGTCGATGTCGACAGTAGCGCTCCCCAGCAAGGCAGACGCCATGGCTCTCGAGTGCAATCTTGTCACGAAAACAGAGATCGATGCCTGCCGCGCCGCCGGGCTTCAGCTTGTAGTGTGGGTAGTCAACGAGCCTGCTCGGATGCGCCACTTTATCGATCTGGGAGCCGACGGTATCATCACTGATAGACCCGACCTGCTGCGTCGTGCCCTGGCTGAGCGCGGCCAGCCCCGCCCAACGCTGCCGCGCTGGAAGTAA
- a CDS encoding zinc-binding dehydrogenase: protein MKAVRFHEHGGPEVLRYEDAPDPIIAPHEVLVKVKACALNHLDLWCRKGMLGMQIPLPHISGSDIAGEVAAVGSIVTHITPGQRVVVSPGVSCGRCACCLSGRDNLCRSYEIVGGYRIDGGYAEYVKVPEVNILPMPDGMSFEAAAAFPLTFLTAWNMLINLAHVKRDDEVLVMGAGSGVGSAAIQIAKLFGARVIAVAGNDEKLDKAKELGADDGINYASQDLVAEVRRLTAKRGIDVIFEHVGGAVFEKLIPVLATGGRLVTCGATAGHLAQTDIRYLFMRQASIMGGFMGPKADLLHIVREIARGTLKPVVDRIFPLKDATAAQCAMEDRKLFGKLVLAV, encoded by the coding sequence ATGAAAGCGGTGCGATTTCATGAGCACGGCGGACCTGAGGTTCTCAGGTACGAAGACGCCCCCGATCCCATCATCGCCCCCCATGAGGTGCTGGTAAAGGTCAAGGCATGCGCCCTGAATCACCTGGATCTCTGGTGCCGGAAAGGGATGCTGGGGATGCAGATTCCCCTCCCTCACATCTCCGGTTCCGATATCGCCGGTGAGGTGGCGGCAGTGGGAAGTATCGTGACCCACATCACACCCGGTCAACGAGTAGTTGTCTCACCTGGGGTGAGTTGTGGCCGGTGCGCCTGCTGCTTGTCGGGACGCGACAATCTCTGCCGCTCCTACGAAATCGTGGGCGGTTACCGGATCGACGGTGGATACGCGGAGTACGTGAAGGTTCCCGAGGTAAACATCCTGCCGATGCCTGACGGGATGAGCTTCGAGGCCGCGGCAGCGTTCCCGCTCACGTTTCTGACCGCCTGGAATATGCTCATCAATCTCGCGCACGTGAAAAGGGATGACGAGGTGCTGGTGATGGGGGCGGGAAGCGGGGTTGGAAGCGCCGCTATCCAAATCGCTAAGCTGTTCGGCGCTCGCGTCATTGCGGTCGCCGGCAACGACGAGAAGCTTGACAAGGCCAAGGAGCTAGGCGCTGACGACGGGATCAACTATGCCAGCCAGGATCTGGTCGCCGAGGTGCGGCGCCTTACGGCCAAGCGAGGAATCGACGTAATCTTCGAGCATGTGGGCGGCGCGGTTTTCGAGAAGCTGATTCCGGTTCTGGCCACCGGGGGCCGACTGGTCACCTGCGGCGCCACAGCAGGCCACCTGGCCCAGACCGACATTCGATACCTCTTCATGCGACAGGCATCGATTATGGGCGGCTTCATGGGTCCCAAGGCTGATCTGTTACACATCGTACGGGAGATAGCGCGCGGGACACTCAAACCGGTAGTAGATCGGATCTTCCCGCTCAAGGATGCCACAGCGGCGCAATGCGCGATGGAAGACCGCAAGCTGTTCGGCAAGCTGGTCCTGGCAGTCTAG
- the nadB gene encoding L-aspartate oxidase codes for MKTDILIIGSGLAGCAAALAAAKQGIDVTLLTRSPHPEESSTFWAQGGIIYQGADDSPRKLVADILAAGAGLSSPEAALLVSREGPRLVEEILIDELGVPFDESSENSTRWDLTAEAAHSLPRILHHKDRTGSAIQRAFIERMALYPGIKLLCATTAVDLLTISHHSVEPLDVYKPQTCIGAYALDQASGEIFPILAKETILATGGLGRVFLHTTNPAGARGDGIAMAYRAGARCINMQYVQFHPTTLFHPSGRFLISEAMRGEGARLVDGKGREFMTDYHPDGSLAPRDIVARGIHQMMLESGESCAYLDISHKPTNEVRERFPGIYAHCLKRGIDMTKEPIPVVPAAHYSCGGVAVDEWGRSNLHRLRAVGEVACSGLHGANRLASTSLLECLVWGTRAGAQAAALIAGNEEYYFPQIALWRYEREPVDPALIAQDWLSIQQTMWNYVGLIRSAKRLNRAHEILRELSLEILRFYEKAEVTDAMVGLRNGIQTALVVLLAAMECRISRGCHYRID; via the coding sequence ATGAAGACGGACATTCTGATCATCGGCAGCGGCCTCGCAGGATGTGCTGCGGCGCTGGCGGCGGCTAAACAGGGTATTGATGTCACGCTGCTCACGCGGTCACCTCACCCGGAGGAGAGCAGTACCTTCTGGGCCCAAGGCGGCATTATCTATCAAGGCGCGGATGACTCCCCTCGCAAGCTGGTAGCCGATATTCTCGCTGCCGGCGCCGGTCTGAGTTCGCCCGAAGCAGCGCTGCTGGTCAGTCGCGAAGGCCCACGGCTGGTAGAGGAGATCCTCATTGATGAGCTTGGGGTTCCGTTCGACGAGTCGTCGGAGAATTCGACCCGATGGGATCTGACTGCCGAGGCCGCGCATTCGCTTCCACGTATCCTGCATCATAAGGATCGGACCGGATCGGCGATCCAGCGCGCGTTCATCGAAAGAATGGCCCTTTATCCCGGGATCAAGCTGCTTTGTGCGACCACCGCCGTCGATCTGCTCACGATTTCTCACCATTCGGTCGAACCCCTGGATGTCTATAAGCCCCAGACATGCATCGGGGCGTACGCGCTGGACCAGGCAAGCGGCGAGATCTTTCCCATCCTCGCGAAGGAGACGATTCTGGCGACGGGCGGACTTGGCCGCGTCTTTCTGCATACTACGAATCCTGCCGGCGCCCGCGGTGATGGTATTGCGATGGCCTACCGGGCCGGCGCCCGTTGCATCAATATGCAGTACGTCCAGTTCCACCCTACCACGCTCTTCCATCCCAGCGGCCGGTTCCTCATCTCTGAAGCGATGCGAGGCGAAGGCGCCCGTCTGGTGGACGGCAAGGGCCGAGAATTCATGACCGATTATCACCCCGATGGATCGCTGGCACCGCGAGATATTGTCGCGCGCGGAATTCATCAGATGATGTTGGAATCAGGCGAGTCGTGCGCCTACCTCGACATCTCTCACAAGCCGACCAACGAGGTCCGCGAGCGATTTCCCGGAATTTATGCGCACTGTCTGAAGCGCGGAATCGACATGACCAAAGAGCCCATTCCCGTCGTCCCGGCCGCGCATTACAGTTGCGGCGGCGTAGCTGTTGATGAGTGGGGTCGATCGAATCTGCATCGCCTGCGCGCCGTTGGTGAGGTCGCCTGTTCTGGGTTGCACGGCGCGAATCGTCTGGCCAGTACGTCCCTGCTGGAATGTCTGGTGTGGGGAACCCGGGCCGGCGCTCAGGCCGCAGCGCTCATTGCAGGGAATGAGGAGTATTATTTTCCCCAGATTGCGCTCTGGCGGTATGAGCGCGAACCGGTTGATCCGGCGCTGATCGCTCAGGACTGGCTCAGCATTCAACAGACGATGTGGAACTACGTAGGACTCATTCGCAGTGCCAAACGGCTGAATCGAGCCCATGAAATTCTGCGAGAGCTGAGTCTTGAGATCTTGAGATTCTACGAGAAAGCTGAAGTGACCGACGCGATGGTTGGCCTGCGCAACGGTATTCAAACGGCGCTGGTTGTCCTGCTGGCAGCCATGGAATGCCGTATCAGCCGCGGCTGCCACTACCGGATCGACTAG
- the nadC gene encoding carboxylating nicotinate-nucleotide diphosphorylase, translated as MPLSVVRISRREALKRFLEEDIGRGDVTTLAIVPPDQKATGHFIAKAPLVLAGIELAIEALTLLDQGVVVENRHRDGDELCEGDRAASLRGQARALLTGERVATNLLQRLCGIATLTRRFVEAVRGTDAKILDTRKTTPGLRVFEKYAVTVGGGINHRFGLDDAILIKDNHIRLAGGIRAATETAREHESRSHRFEVEVTTLDELQEALRYDLDAVLLDNMTPEMVRQAVACVRAHERGKKIVVEASGGMTLDNVRAFAEAGADWISIGALTHAAPAVDMSFKIYPA; from the coding sequence ATGCCCCTATCCGTCGTTCGGATCAGCCGCCGAGAGGCCCTCAAGCGATTTCTTGAGGAAGACATCGGTCGGGGTGATGTGACGACCCTCGCGATTGTCCCGCCCGATCAAAAGGCAACCGGCCATTTTATCGCCAAAGCGCCTCTCGTGCTGGCTGGGATCGAGCTGGCGATCGAGGCCCTCACCCTTTTAGATCAAGGCGTAGTGGTTGAAAACCGGCATCGTGACGGTGATGAGCTCTGCGAAGGCGATAGGGCAGCATCCCTTCGAGGTCAGGCCAGGGCGCTGCTGACCGGCGAGCGTGTGGCTACAAACCTGCTTCAGCGGCTCTGCGGAATCGCCACGCTGACAAGACGGTTCGTCGAGGCTGTCCGCGGAACAGATGCAAAAATTCTCGACACACGAAAAACAACGCCAGGGCTGCGGGTATTTGAGAAGTATGCGGTCACCGTCGGCGGTGGGATCAATCACCGCTTTGGGCTTGATGACGCGATCTTGATCAAGGATAATCACATCAGGCTGGCCGGCGGTATCCGCGCAGCCACTGAAACAGCCCGGGAACATGAGAGCCGCTCGCACCGGTTTGAGGTGGAGGTCACCACACTCGACGAGCTGCAGGAAGCCCTTCGGTACGACCTTGATGCCGTCCTCCTCGATAACATGACTCCTGAGATGGTTCGACAGGCGGTGGCCTGCGTACGCGCTCACGAGCGCGGCAAGAAGATCGTGGTCGAGGCGTCAGGCGGCATGACCCTCGACAATGTTCGAGCATTCGCGGAGGCCGGCGCCGATTGGATCTCTATCGGAGCATTGACTCATGCCGCTCCGGCCGTTGACATGAGCTTTAAGATCTACCCCGCATGA
- the nadA gene encoding quinolinate synthase NadA gives MKVGGLAEATEVSALLDLEEEIERLKKDLHAVVLAHYYQDSEIQDVADVIGDSLQLSQQAAKTSAEVIVFAGVHFMAETAKILNPSKQVLLPDLQAGCSLAEGCPAPLFGRFRQNYPDHIVISYINCTAEIKAMSDIICTSSNAERIINQIPKEQPILFAPDQNLGRYLIKKTGRNLTLWPGTCVVHETFSEKKLVQLMLHHPHAKVLAHPECEAGVLQHADYIGSTSGLLNYVKQSADTEFIIATEPGIIHQMEKACLDKTFIPAPPDGDCACNQCPHMRLNTMEKLYLCMKHRAPEITLDEELRLRALRPIQRMLDMS, from the coding sequence ATGAAAGTGGGTGGGCTTGCAGAAGCAACTGAGGTGAGCGCTCTGCTTGATCTGGAAGAAGAGATCGAGCGGCTGAAAAAAGATTTACATGCGGTGGTGCTAGCGCATTACTACCAAGACTCTGAAATTCAGGATGTCGCTGATGTCATCGGCGATAGCCTGCAACTTTCCCAACAGGCCGCAAAGACAAGCGCTGAGGTGATCGTCTTCGCCGGCGTTCACTTTATGGCGGAGACCGCAAAGATCCTGAACCCCTCGAAGCAGGTGCTGCTCCCCGATTTACAGGCGGGTTGCTCGCTAGCGGAAGGATGCCCCGCGCCTCTCTTCGGACGCTTTCGGCAAAACTATCCGGACCACATCGTTATCAGCTATATCAATTGCACTGCTGAGATTAAAGCAATGAGCGATATCATCTGTACCTCGAGCAACGCAGAAAGGATCATCAACCAGATCCCGAAGGAGCAGCCGATTCTCTTTGCGCCCGATCAGAACTTGGGCCGCTATCTGATTAAAAAGACCGGCCGTAATCTGACATTGTGGCCCGGCACCTGTGTGGTGCACGAGACGTTCTCTGAGAAGAAGCTCGTACAGCTTATGCTGCACCATCCTCATGCCAAGGTGCTCGCCCATCCCGAGTGCGAAGCAGGCGTGCTTCAGCATGCCGACTACATCGGCTCAACGAGCGGACTCCTGAATTACGTGAAGCAGAGCGCTGACACGGAATTCATTATCGCGACCGAGCCCGGCATCATTCATCAGATGGAGAAGGCCTGCCTGGACAAGACATTTATTCCAGCCCCTCCGGATGGGGATTGCGCCTGCAACCAGTGCCCCCACATGCGGCTCAACACCATGGAGAAACTGTACCTGTGCATGAAGCACCGTGCGCCGGAAATTACGCTTGATGAAGAGCTGCGGCTTCGTGCCCTACGGCCGATCCAGCGTATGCTGGACATGAGTTAG